Genomic segment of Burkholderiales bacterium:
GACCTCGGTGGTGAAAACCATGTAGGAGGCGCTGCTTGCAGCCAGCGTGTCGCGAACGAACTGAAGGGGATTGGGGGTGTGTTCCAGCACCTCCACCGCGCTCACGACCGTGCACCGCTGGTGTTCGATTCCGTACTCGAAGCCACGCGCGAACAGATTGGGCGCGTAGGGGTCGCTCCAGTAACAATCGAAACCGAGGTCCCGCAAAAGGCGGGTCAGCAAACCATAACCTCCGGCTGCATCCAGGCAGGCGCCCCGGGCCGCTCCGGGCAGGGCGAAGTAGTACAGCGCGGCTAGCCGCAGGGCAGTGAAGATGTTGCGCACGGCCACGTCCGTGTCAACTGCCACCAGGGCTGCGTCCCGGTAGGCCTCCGCAAGCCAGAATGGATCGGCAGCGAAAACGTAGTCACAGGGCGGGCAATGAAAGAACGCCGCCAGGTGCTTCTGCAACACTTCATGCTGGAAGAGAACCCTAACTGTGGCGTTGCACAGCGGGCAGACGCTCTCGTGCCGGCGGGGGTCGTGAGCCGTTGTTGTCCCGTCATCCATCGCCTTCTCCTCCGGGCCCATGATCACGTGCTACCGAGCCCGCATCATTAACCGGCACCCCGTTGCAGGGCGAGAGGTTTTTCCGTGCAAGCGCCATCACGTGGGGAAGGCGCGCCTTGATCCGCCTGCGGGCGTCGTCCCGCCGGGCGATTGCCCAAGCGAGTCTTTCTGCCAGGCCGCGATCCAAACATTGCTCAGAGTCCCGAACCTGACAGGTACGCAGCCACGAATCGACCCGATGAAGGCGCAGAGCATGGCAACGTCGCCCAGGGAGCCGGAGGGCGCATAGGGGTCGCCGGGAACAATCAGATAGCGGCGTGGCGACGTGCCTCGGGGCGATGGGTTATTGGGCCGCCGCTGCCGTCGCCGCAGCGGCCCACTGACCTCCAGCCGGTTACGGAAGAGGATGAAAGCATCCCGGAACAACTTCATGGTCTGCTCTCCTGAACGGTGGAATTGGAGAAGGAAAACGACGACCCGCCCAACAGACGCCCGGTCAGGCGGTGAACCGTAGCCCGGAAGGCTTCCGGCGAGTAGAGTCTCGCCGTCATCTCGTGGGCATCTTGAAGGGCCTGACGCCCAACGCCAGCCGTCCGCAACCCTTGGATGCAGGCGTCGCTGAATGCGCCGTCGTCGGGGGCCACGAGAAGGGCGCCGGTTTTCACGAGGTCCTGCGCGAATGCCTCTGAGGCGTGGGGTGTTGCCACACACGCCCTTCCGTAGGCGAGCGACTCCAGTATCTTGATGTTCGTCCCCCCTCCGTAATGAATGGGCGCGATGGTGAACGCAGCGTTCCGGTAGGCTGCGCTGAGATCCTCCACGAATCCGGGTGCCTTCACACCCGGAAGTTGTTCCCAGTCGGCGCGCAGCTTCTCCGGGGCTGCGCCGACCAGAGTCAGCGTGGCTTCCGGTACGTGGGCACGGATGCGAGGCCAGCAGTGTTTCAGGAACCACGCGATGCCGTGCCGGTTCGGGCCATACCAAAGCGCGCCGACGAAAAGGATGTTTTTGCTGTCCGTTGGGGGCAGCGGTGCTGCCGGCGGAGCGAACGGGACGTTGGGAAGAACCTTGCCCTCCACGCCCGGTTCCTTCACGCGGTCGCGCTGGGAGGTGAAGAAGAATGCATCGAAGCGGCGGAGCTGGGCTCGGGCCAGCGCCCTGGCATATGCCGATTTCGCCCGCGCGACGGCACCCTTGGGCGTCCACCAGGCATCCCCGCCATAGCGATAGCCCCAATCGTCGAGGTCCACGAGGGTCTTCACGCCGCGTGGCAGTCTGAGCTTGCAGATGGGATTGAGGTAGCGGCCGACGATCAGATCGTAGTCCACGAGTGGAGCGATTTCGTTGACTTGCCGTGTCAGAGTCTCGTCCGGGCGATATTTTGCGATTCCCAACGGCAGATTTCGCCAGCATGCCTGGGCAAGAATGCGGGGATCCGGGGAGCTTGCGACACGGGTTTCATCACCCGGCTCGAGCAGCAGTACATCGACCTCACCCTTGACCTCACCCTTTTCCGCCAGGGCGTCGCGGAGCAGAGCCGTCCGCTGCTCCGCACCGGAGCGTGGCGTGAAAGGCGAAGCAGGGGTGACGAGGAGGATTCTCATATAAACTGGGCGAGGAACGCCGCCCATGCGGTGCAGGCAGGCCTTTGAGCTGAGAATGCCAAGAGTATATGCAACCCGCGTTGCGTTGACGACCCGCACATCTTTTCGCGACGCGAAACAAGCGCCCCAGACCGGGTGG
This window contains:
- a CDS encoding class I SAM-dependent methyltransferase translates to MDDGTTTAHDPRRHESVCPLCNATVRVLFQHEVLQKHLAAFFHCPPCDYVFAADPFWLAEAYRDAALVAVDTDVAVRNIFTALRLAALYYFALPGAARGACLDAAGGYGLLTRLLRDLGFDCYWSDPYAPNLFARGFEYGIEHQRCTVVSAVEVLEHTPNPLQFVRDTLAASSASYMVFTTEVFPDGHPPAPGAWGYYSRGFKFEVQF
- a CDS encoding glycosyltransferase encodes the protein MRILLVTPASPFTPRSGAEQRTALLRDALAEKGEVKGEVDVLLLEPGDETRVASSPDPRILAQACWRNLPLGIAKYRPDETLTRQVNEIAPLVDYDLIVGRYLNPICKLRLPRGVKTLVDLDDWGYRYGGDAWWTPKGAVARAKSAYARALARAQLRRFDAFFFTSQRDRVKEPGVEGKVLPNVPFAPPAAPLPPTDSKNILFVGALWYGPNRHGIAWFLKHCWPRIRAHVPEATLTLVGAAPEKLRADWEQLPGVKAPGFVEDLSAAYRNAAFTIAPIHYGGGTNIKILESLAYGRACVATPHASEAFAQDLVKTGALLVAPDDGAFSDACIQGLRTAGVGRQALQDAHEMTARLYSPEAFRATVHRLTGRLLGGSSFSFSNSTVQESRP